From one Humulus lupulus chromosome 8, drHumLupu1.1, whole genome shotgun sequence genomic stretch:
- the LOC133797559 gene encoding uncharacterized protein LOC133797559: MLLLILLVLLLFSGNKNSVFAYQKSNEVDYSSTECPDKIDQCSSLECAFELFDASFFNNTQMLETVKSAKELNIPTIRANRKLVASINGGLQYPSVLIFNPQWGTTQHSPPNTTTFKYPSSSAFQRPSNDEDIAFMTITELGQLFKTKQITSLELTEIFLRRLKRYNGVLEAVVSYTEELAYKQAKKADNLLAKGVYLGPLHGIPYGLKDIISVPKYKTTWGSTTFKNQVLNTEAWVYKRLKSAGAVLVAKLVPGSLGYDDIWFGGRTRNPWNIEEFSTGSSAGPAAATSAGMVPFAIGSETAGSISYPAARCGITALRPTFGTTGRTGVMSLSESLDKLGPFCRDAADCAIVLDVIRGKDPNDMSSRDMPFEDPFSVDITKLRVGYLEDAEMEVVKVLESKGVEMIPFKLNYTVDSVQGILNFTMEVDILAHFDEWQRSGSDQEYEAQYQWPTELRPARLIPAVDYVQAQRGRGRLIKEVEESLKSIDGFIGNATDWEKVCMGNLVGMPLIVVPTGLKPISHSPPNTPRRTTITTGIYAPPQKDHIALALAMAYQSVTNHHKQRPPIDEDLDSHVLSFSIA; encoded by the exons ATGCTTCTTCTAATATTACTGGTATTACTGCTCTTCAGTGGAAATAAGAACTCTGTTTTTGCTTATCAAAAG AGCAATGAAGTTGACTATAGCAGTACTGAATGTCCAGACAAAATCGATCAATGCTCATCTCTTGAGTGTGCATTTGAGTTATTCGATGCCAGCTTCTTCAACAATACACAG ATGTTGGAGACTGTGAAGAGTGCAAAGGAGTTAAACATCCCCACAATTAGGGCCAATAGAAAACTTGTAGCTTCCATTAATGGGGGTTTGCAGTACCCTTCGGTTTTGATCTTCAATCCACAATGGGGCACTACTCAACACTCACCACCAAACACCACTACATTCAAATACCCTTCTTCCTCTGCCTTTCAAAGGCCTTCAAATGACGAAGATATTGCTTTCATGACA ATTACTGAGTTAGGACAGCTCTTTAAGACAAAGCAAATTACATCTTTGGAGCTAACTGAGATTTTCTTGAGAAGATTGAAAAG GTACAATGGTGTTCTTGAAGCTGTGGTGTCTTACACAGAAGAATTGGCATACAAACAAGCAAAAAAGGCAGATAATTTGCTTGCCAAAGGAGTCTATTTAGGTCCTCTGCATGGTATTCCTTACGGACTAAAGGACATAATCTCAGTACCAAAATACAAAACAACATGGGGTTCAACCACTTTCAAGAATCAAGTCCTAAACACTGAAGCTTGGGTCTACAAGAGGCTCAAGTCAGCAGGGGCAGTGCTGGTGGCCAAGCTTGTTCCGGGGTCATTGGGCTACGATGACATATGGTTTGGAGGAAGGACTAGGAACCCTTGGAATATTGAGGAGTTCTCCACAGGCTCATCGGCAGGCCCCGCCGCGGCCACCTCGGCAGGCATGGTTCCCTTCGCCATTGGATCAGAAACAGCCGGATCCATCTCCTATCCCGCCGCGCGTTGTGGGATTACAGCGCTACGCCCCACATTTGGCACCACTGGCCGGACTGGCGTGATGAGCCTTTCAGAAAGCTTG GACAAGCTAGGGCCTTTCTGCAGAGATGCGGCAGACTGTGCTATAGTGTTGGATGTTATCAGAGGAAAAGATCCAAACGACATGTCGTCCAGAGACATGCCCTTTGAGGATCCATTCTCAGTGGACATCACAAAGCTGAGAGTGGGATATCTTGAGGATGCTGAAATGGAGGTTGTTAAAGTGCTGGAGTCCAAGGGAGTTGAGATGATTCCCTTTAAGCTAAATTACACAGTGGACAGTGTTCAAGGCATCCTCAACTTCACCATGGAGGTTGATATATTGGCTCACTTTGATGAGTGGCAGCGTTCTGGATCTGATCAAGAATACGAAGCTCAATACCAATGGCCGACTGAGCTTCGTCCGGCACGCCTAATTCCAGCTGTTGACTATGTACAG GCACAAAGAGGGCGTGGAAGGTTGATTAAAGAAGTGGAAGAAAGTTTGAAGAGTATTGATGGTTTCATTGGAAATGCAACTGATTGGGAGAAAGTATGCATGGGGAATCTAGTTGGGATGCCTCTCATTGTGGTCCCAACAGGCCTCAAACCCATCTCCCATTCACCTCCCAATACTCCACGGAGAACTACCATCACCACCGGAATTTATGCTCCTCCTCAAAAGGATCacatt GCTCTTGCACTAGCAATGGCTTACCAGTCGGTCACTAATCATCACAAGCAGCGCCCACCCATTGACGAAGATCTGGACTCACACGTGTTGTCATTTAGCATTGCCTAA